A single window of Onychomys torridus chromosome 8, mOncTor1.1, whole genome shotgun sequence DNA harbors:
- the Ndufaf8 gene encoding NADH dehydrogenase [ubiquinone] 1 alpha subcomplex assembly factor 8, with product MPANGAVWGRVRSRLRAFPEHLAACGAEASAYGRCVQASTAPGGRLRKDLCMREFEALRSCFAAAAKKTLTGST from the exons ATGCCCGCCAACGGAGCCGTGTGGGGGCGCGTGCGGAGCCGTCTCCGAGCCTTCCCGGAGCATCTGGCGGCCTGCGGGGCTGAG GCTTCGGCGTACGGCAGGTGCGTGCAGGCCTCCACCGCCCCCGGAGGCCGCCTGAGGAAGGACCTTTGCATGCGCGAGTTCGAGGCCCTGAGGAGCTGCTTCGCCGCCGCG GCCAAGAAGACCCTGACGGGAAGCACCTAA